From Methanothrix sp., one genomic window encodes:
- a CDS encoding ABC transporter substrate-binding protein, protein MALGIGAYASSSDEVITIVDSAGREVTVPYPVKSVVVLWSNPAKEMRALGAVDRIVGMDQSTKDEVDKGTLPELANVPVVGTQEEPNYEKIAELKPDVVICLSAGYPPEPDEVQKKLEPFGIKVVGLDFYRTEVWFDEIRTLGRMLGKEAEAEEYMSFFRSYYDLINRTLATIPDSDRKTVYFEGAKKYLTYGGAGYGSGIPNMIRAAGGKDLYPERSELAFEVDPEDVARRNPDVIFKGTTLGWNAESEEQFKAIRDEIMSRPELANTKAVKNGEVYVISFDVTGGAGKKFGPVFLAKVLYPDKFKDLDPIEFYREYLKRFQGLEYRGIYLYPNP, encoded by the coding sequence TAGGAGCATATGCATCGAGCTCTGATGAGGTCATAACTATAGTAGATTCCGCTGGAAGGGAGGTAACAGTCCCATATCCTGTGAAGTCTGTGGTGGTTCTTTGGAGCAACCCAGCTAAAGAGATGCGAGCACTGGGGGCGGTGGACAGAATTGTAGGCATGGATCAGTCAACCAAAGATGAGGTGGATAAGGGAACACTTCCAGAGCTGGCAAACGTGCCTGTGGTGGGAACTCAAGAGGAGCCGAACTATGAGAAGATAGCCGAGTTGAAACCCGATGTTGTCATATGCCTGTCAGCCGGGTATCCACCAGAGCCCGATGAGGTGCAAAAGAAGCTGGAACCATTTGGGATAAAGGTTGTGGGGCTGGATTTCTACAGGACCGAGGTCTGGTTCGATGAGATAAGAACGCTTGGCAGGATGCTTGGAAAGGAAGCCGAAGCCGAGGAATACATGTCATTCTTCAGGAGCTATTATGACCTGATCAACCGGACACTTGCCACGATACCGGACTCAGATCGCAAGACCGTTTATTTCGAGGGCGCCAAAAAATATCTCACCTATGGTGGAGCAGGCTACGGCAGCGGAATACCCAATATGATCCGCGCTGCAGGCGGCAAGGACCTGTACCCTGAGAGATCAGAGCTGGCCTTTGAGGTTGATCCTGAGGACGTTGCCAGAAGGAATCCTGACGTGATATTCAAGGGTACCACTTTAGGATGGAACGCAGAGAGTGAGGAGCAGTTCAAGGCCATTCGAGATGAGATCATGAGCCGGCCTGAGCTTGCGAACACAAAGGCAGTTAAGAACGGCGAGGTCTATGTCATAAGCTTCGACGTAACCGGCGGGGCCGGTAAGAAGTTTGGACCTGTCTTCCTGGCCAAGGTGCTATATCCGGATAAGTTCAAGGATCTGGATCCGATAGAGTTCTACAGAGAGTATCTGAAGAGGTTCCAGGGGTTGGAGTACAGAGGCATATACCTCTATCCCAACCCCTGA
- a CDS encoding iron ABC transporter permease produces the protein MHLPNRITSTSLKITEKADSKDARQAYSEFIARKIMFLIVSLAIMLFLAVLSASLGGATESWSEVFRAILSRYFPFVESDPFVKSIIWHLRLPRIFMGIVAGAGLGVAGAVMQGVTRNPLVSPFTVGISSAAAFGASMAIIFGVGYAGIGTYIIILSAFISAIGCGFLVFFISRLKRSSPETMVLAGIALTYFFGSLTAILQFFANEQQLNAMVNWTFGTLSGADWHKLTVVTVVFLLSMPVFIRLSWDLNIMFAGGDEAAKSLGINVARVRNVSLLLSSFITAAIVCFTGIIGFVGLVAPHVARMVLGSDHRFLLPASCVVGSILVIGADIVGRVILAPIIIPIGIVISFIGVPMFLYLIMTRDTGWD, from the coding sequence ATGCATCTTCCAAATAGAATTACGAGCACGTCTTTAAAGATAACAGAGAAGGCTGACAGTAAGGATGCTAGGCAAGCCTATTCGGAGTTTATCGCACGGAAGATTATGTTTCTGATTGTGAGCCTTGCCATTATGCTGTTTCTGGCTGTTTTATCGGCCTCCCTTGGGGGTGCCACAGAAAGCTGGAGCGAGGTTTTTCGTGCGATACTATCGAGGTACTTCCCATTTGTAGAAAGCGATCCCTTCGTGAAATCGATAATCTGGCATCTCAGGCTTCCCCGTATCTTTATGGGTATAGTGGCAGGGGCGGGGCTGGGGGTAGCAGGGGCGGTGATGCAGGGTGTAACAAGAAATCCTCTTGTCAGTCCGTTCACTGTGGGGATATCATCTGCCGCGGCCTTCGGTGCCTCGATGGCAATAATATTCGGGGTAGGTTATGCGGGTATCGGAACGTACATTATAATCCTGAGCGCCTTCATATCAGCTATCGGCTGTGGTTTCCTGGTATTTTTTATAAGCCGCTTGAAGAGATCGTCCCCCGAGACTATGGTCCTTGCGGGTATAGCGCTAACGTACTTCTTTGGATCGTTGACGGCGATACTACAGTTCTTTGCGAATGAGCAGCAGCTCAATGCCATGGTCAACTGGACCTTTGGAACTCTCTCCGGAGCCGACTGGCACAAACTGACAGTGGTCACTGTAGTGTTTCTCCTGTCGATGCCAGTTTTTATCCGTCTCTCATGGGACCTGAATATAATGTTCGCTGGAGGCGATGAGGCTGCTAAAAGCCTCGGGATAAATGTGGCTCGAGTGAGAAATGTGTCGCTTCTGCTATCGTCCTTCATCACGGCTGCGATAGTCTGCTTCACAGGGATAATCGGTTTTGTGGGGTTGGTTGCACCACACGTTGCCAGGATGGTACTGGGAAGCGACCACAGGTTTCTCCTTCCCGCCTCATGCGTTGTCGGCTCTATCCTTGTGATCGGGGCTGACATCGTTGGAAGAGTGATCCTGGCGCCAATAATCATACCTATAGGGATCGTCATCTCATTCATAGGGGTACCCATGTTCCTCTATCTGATAATGACCAGAGATACAGGATGGGATTAG